From one Haloferax marinisediminis genomic stretch:
- the leuS gene encoding leucine--tRNA ligase, translating into MDYDPQELEARWRERWSESGRYEADPDADADDATFVTVPYPYPSGGMHIGHARTYTVPDVYARYRRQQGDNVLFPIAWHVTGTPIIGAVERLKKGEEKQLSVLKDTYNVSEDTLSDLETPMGWARYFIEEHYKKGMQSLGLSVDWRREFTTNDERYSKFIEWQYRTLRERGRLEKGLHPVKFCTNEEQPVTTHDLLEGEEAEFQEYTLVRFGWERDGESVVVPMATLRPETVHGVTNAYIDPEATYVFADVEGETWFLSEYGAAKLEYQARDVEILDTVEGSELVGQFVENPVTGDEVLVLPAEFVDADNATGVVMSVPAHSPDDYVALQEAKADTDYLESFGIDAADVADIEPIPILDIDSEDDEYGEIPAKSAVENRGIESSDDPALEKATKDLYNKEFHAGRLKEFYGDYAGGLVEEVRDEFKADGVDAGQFDVMQEFSEEVVCRCGGDVVVAEQDTWFLSYDDEDWKQIAHDVADGLDAIPSNTRDEYHHTIDWLNGWPCIRNYGLGTRLPWDDQFVIEPLSDSTIYMAYYTIAHRLQDIPTEELTQDFFDTLFYGPEAADEADERALELREEWDYWYPVDYRFSANDLITNHLTFYQFHHGELFDQPQWPQGIVIMGMGLLEGEKMSSSKGHVVLPGEAISTYGADTVRFFLLNSAEPWQDYDWRDDLVGSVHNQLERFWNRAQEIIADPGPEDRPELETIDRWLLSKLQDTVRDVTEAMDESETRSASQAAFYNFEEDLRWYRRRTDLDRPAAKWTLRTVLETRLRLLAPFIPFMTNELHEQLTGTPAEDAPWPEPDAEFDDETVELEEQQVERLTEDIRDIIDVTDSDPETLRVYVAADWKRDVFETVVDNGDNVGAIMGQVMQDPDLREKGNAVNDLVQDLVSQTRGRDESALRAQIDLDEAATYERAADFLAREFDADVEVYVEDDADIVDPADRASKAIPFRPAVHLE; encoded by the coding sequence ATGGACTACGACCCGCAGGAACTCGAAGCGCGTTGGCGGGAGCGCTGGTCCGAGTCCGGCCGATACGAGGCCGACCCGGACGCAGATGCCGACGACGCGACGTTCGTCACAGTTCCGTATCCGTATCCGAGCGGAGGGATGCACATCGGGCACGCACGAACCTACACGGTTCCCGACGTGTACGCTCGATACCGGCGTCAGCAGGGCGACAACGTGTTGTTCCCCATCGCCTGGCACGTCACCGGCACGCCGATTATCGGCGCGGTCGAGCGACTGAAGAAGGGCGAAGAGAAGCAGCTGTCCGTCCTCAAAGACACCTACAACGTCTCGGAAGACACGCTTTCTGACCTGGAGACGCCGATGGGGTGGGCACGCTACTTCATCGAAGAGCACTACAAGAAGGGGATGCAGTCGCTCGGTCTCTCTGTCGACTGGCGTCGTGAGTTCACGACGAACGACGAGCGCTACTCGAAGTTCATCGAGTGGCAGTACCGGACACTGCGCGAGCGCGGCCGACTGGAGAAAGGCCTCCACCCCGTCAAGTTCTGTACGAACGAAGAACAGCCAGTTACGACCCACGACCTGCTCGAAGGCGAAGAGGCGGAGTTCCAGGAGTACACGCTCGTCCGCTTCGGTTGGGAGCGCGACGGCGAGTCCGTCGTCGTCCCGATGGCGACGCTGCGCCCCGAGACGGTCCACGGTGTGACGAACGCCTACATCGACCCCGAAGCGACCTACGTCTTCGCCGACGTGGAAGGCGAGACGTGGTTCCTCTCCGAGTACGGAGCGGCGAAACTGGAGTACCAGGCCCGCGACGTCGAGATTCTGGACACTGTCGAAGGCTCCGAACTCGTCGGCCAGTTCGTCGAGAACCCCGTCACTGGTGACGAGGTACTCGTCCTGCCCGCAGAGTTCGTCGACGCCGACAACGCGACGGGTGTCGTCATGTCCGTCCCGGCACACAGCCCCGACGACTACGTCGCCCTGCAAGAGGCGAAAGCCGACACGGACTACCTCGAATCGTTCGGCATCGACGCCGCCGACGTGGCCGACATCGAGCCGATTCCAATCCTCGACATCGACTCCGAGGACGACGAGTACGGCGAGATTCCCGCGAAGTCGGCAGTCGAGAACCGCGGCATCGAGTCGTCTGACGACCCCGCACTGGAGAAGGCGACGAAGGACCTCTACAACAAGGAGTTCCACGCTGGTCGCCTGAAAGAGTTCTACGGCGACTATGCCGGCGGCCTCGTCGAGGAAGTTCGCGACGAGTTCAAGGCCGACGGCGTCGACGCCGGCCAGTTCGACGTGATGCAGGAGTTCTCCGAGGAAGTCGTCTGCCGCTGTGGTGGCGACGTCGTCGTCGCCGAACAGGACACGTGGTTCCTGTCGTACGACGACGAAGACTGGAAGCAGATTGCACACGACGTGGCCGACGGCCTCGACGCTATCCCGTCGAACACTCGCGACGAGTACCACCACACCATCGACTGGCTGAACGGGTGGCCGTGTATCCGCAACTACGGTCTGGGCACTCGCCTGCCGTGGGACGACCAGTTCGTCATCGAGCCGCTTTCGGACTCGACGATCTACATGGCGTACTACACCATCGCCCACCGCCTGCAGGACATCCCGACCGAAGAACTCACGCAGGACTTCTTCGACACGCTGTTCTACGGCCCCGAAGCGGCCGACGAGGCCGACGAGCGCGCCCTCGAACTGCGTGAAGAGTGGGACTACTGGTACCCAGTGGACTACCGGTTCTCCGCGAACGACCTCATCACGAACCACCTGACGTTCTACCAGTTCCACCACGGAGAACTGTTCGACCAGCCACAGTGGCCACAGGGCATCGTCATCATGGGTATGGGCCTGCTCGAAGGCGAGAAGATGTCGTCCTCGAAGGGCCACGTCGTCCTCCCCGGCGAGGCCATCAGCACGTACGGTGCGGACACCGTGCGCTTCTTCCTGCTCAACTCCGCCGAACCGTGGCAGGATTACGACTGGCGCGACGACCTCGTCGGGTCGGTCCACAACCAGCTCGAACGCTTCTGGAACCGCGCACAGGAGATTATCGCCGACCCCGGTCCAGAAGACCGACCCGAACTGGAGACCATCGACCGATGGCTCCTGTCGAAGCTTCAGGACACGGTCCGTGACGTGACCGAGGCGATGGACGAATCCGAGACCCGGTCGGCCAGTCAGGCCGCCTTCTACAACTTCGAAGAGGACCTGCGCTGGTACCGCCGTCGGACCGACCTCGACCGCCCCGCCGCGAAGTGGACGCTTCGAACCGTCCTCGAGACACGTCTGCGCCTGCTCGCACCGTTCATCCCGTTCATGACGAACGAACTCCACGAGCAGTTGACCGGCACGCCGGCCGAGGACGCACCGTGGCCAGAACCGGACGCGGAGTTCGACGACGAGACCGTCGAACTCGAAGAACAGCAGGTCGAACGCCTGACCGAAGACATCCGTGACATCATCGACGTTACTGACTCGGACCCCGAGACGCTCCGTGTCTACGTCGCCGCTGACTGGAAGCGCGACGTGTTCGAGACGGTCGTCGACAACGGCGACAACGTCGGCGCAATCATGGGACAGGTCATGCAGGACCCCGACCTCCGCGAGAAAGGGAACGCCGTCAACGACCTCGTACAGGACCTCGTGAGTCAGACGCGTGGCCGAGACGAGTCGGCGCTTCGCGCCCAGATCGACCTCGACGAGGCGGCGACCTACGAGCGTGCTGCCGACTTCCTCGCGCGTGAGTTCGACGCCGACGTCGAGGTGTACGTCGAAGACGACGCGGACATCGTCGACCCGGCCGACCGCGCGTCGAAGGCGATTCCGTTCCGCCCCGCAGTCCACCTCGAATAA
- a CDS encoding Hsp20/alpha crystallin family protein, translating to MMRRTNPFEDIEELFERLSRQFDEMGHQFDRSGMMPTPRMHDMAVDISDYDDKLVLSADLPGYEKEDISLSIANRTLTIDAKREVTEERGEGEYLRRERRQQSARRTLRLPEMVDEENASASYHNGVLTVELPKMDVTPDDSHRIDID from the coding sequence ATGATGCGCCGCACTAACCCATTCGAAGACATCGAAGAACTGTTCGAACGACTCTCTCGCCAATTCGACGAGATGGGCCACCAGTTCGACCGCTCGGGCATGATGCCCACCCCACGCATGCACGACATGGCCGTCGATATCTCGGACTACGACGACAAACTCGTGCTCTCTGCTGACCTCCCCGGCTACGAGAAAGAGGACATCTCTCTCTCGATCGCCAACCGCACGCTGACCATCGACGCGAAGCGCGAAGTGACCGAAGAACGTGGTGAGGGCGAATACCTCCGCCGCGAACGCCGCCAGCAGTCCGCTCGACGCACGCTCCGTCTCCCCGAGATGGTCGACGAAGAGAACGCTTCGGCCTCGTACCACAACGGCGTCCTCACCGTCGAGCTTCCAAAGATGGACGTGACGCCCGACGACTCCCACCGCATCGACATCGACTGA
- the hsp14 gene encoding archaeal heat shock protein Hsp14 — MQRNPFDEIEDLFDRMGRSFEDSGLTRFQDISIDVLDADETIEVVADLPGFEKDDLNVSVRGRQLSIAAEREASTDVDEENYIRHERTQRSVSRSLTLPAEVKRDEVTASYRNGVLTVTLPKAEPDADDSRSIDIE, encoded by the coding sequence ATGCAACGAAATCCATTCGACGAGATAGAAGACCTGTTCGACCGGATGGGCCGCTCCTTCGAGGACTCCGGCCTCACCCGATTCCAAGACATCTCCATCGACGTCCTCGACGCCGACGAGACCATCGAAGTCGTCGCCGACCTACCCGGATTCGAAAAAGACGACCTCAACGTGAGCGTGCGCGGCCGACAGCTCTCTATCGCCGCCGAACGCGAGGCATCCACCGACGTGGACGAAGAAAACTACATCCGACACGAGCGAACCCAGCGGTCGGTTTCCCGGTCGCTCACCCTTCCGGCAGAAGTCAAGCGCGACGAGGTCACCGCCTCGTACCGAAACGGCGTTCTCACCGTCACACTGCCGAAGGCGGAACCGGATGCCGACGACTCGCGCAGCATCGACATCGAATAA
- the pheA gene encoding prephenate dehydratase gives MQAVTLGPAGTYSHRAARAVADDVAFRESVTSIVDAVADGSFERGVVPIENSIEGSVTESLDAVANSDVSVVQEIVTPIRHALLAQGDDFDVVASHSQALAQCRTYLDENYPNVTLEAVASTARGVERARADPTVAGIGHPDNAGDDLKIIAEDIQDRSSNATRFLVVAPESARSDAGGKTSLVVYPNANYPGLLLELLEAFAERDINLSRIESRPSGNRLGDYLFHIDADAGLYEERLQKAVEEVEGIARNGWVRVLGSYDTRHVLY, from the coding sequence ATGCAGGCAGTCACGCTCGGCCCGGCGGGCACCTACTCTCACCGCGCCGCCCGCGCCGTCGCCGACGACGTCGCCTTCCGCGAATCGGTCACCTCCATCGTCGATGCAGTCGCCGATGGCTCGTTCGAGCGAGGCGTCGTCCCCATCGAGAACAGTATCGAAGGCAGTGTCACCGAGAGTCTGGACGCTGTCGCAAACTCCGACGTGAGTGTCGTCCAAGAGATTGTGACGCCCATTCGCCACGCGCTCTTGGCGCAGGGCGATGACTTCGACGTCGTCGCGAGTCACTCGCAGGCACTCGCCCAGTGTCGCACCTACCTCGACGAGAACTACCCCAACGTGACGCTCGAAGCAGTCGCGAGTACCGCTCGTGGCGTCGAACGCGCACGTGCCGACCCGACGGTCGCGGGTATCGGCCACCCTGATAATGCTGGCGACGACCTGAAGATTATCGCAGAAGACATCCAGGACCGGTCGTCGAACGCGACGCGCTTCCTCGTCGTCGCCCCCGAGTCCGCACGGTCCGACGCCGGTGGGAAGACGTCGCTCGTGGTCTACCCGAACGCCAACTACCCCGGCTTGCTCCTCGAACTCCTCGAAGCGTTCGCCGAGCGAGATATCAACCTCTCGCGAATCGAGTCACGGCCGAGCGGCAACCGTCTCGGTGACTATCTCTTCCACATCGACGCCGACGCCGGGCTCTACGAAGAACGACTGCAGAAGGCAGTCGAGGAAGTCGAAGGTATCGCCCGGAACGGGTGGGTTCGCGTCCTCGGGTCGTACGATACGCGGCACGTCCTGTACTGA
- the hisH gene encoding imidazole glycerol phosphate synthase subunit HisH has translation MSTTQASEETLADVVMVDYGLGNLRSAMRGLERAGANVVISDDPADFEDADGIVLPGVGAFSEGMENAGPFREPLAAAADAGTPIFGICLGMQMLLTSSEEADHAGEGEVEGLDFIPGRNVRFAEGQKVPHMGWNELNVQRDHPIVEGVDGEYAYFVHSYYADPDDENAIVATTDYGVEFPAVVANEEGTVFGTQFHPEKSGETGLTILRNFVEFCADR, from the coding sequence ATGAGCACGACACAGGCGTCTGAGGAGACCCTCGCCGACGTGGTGATGGTCGACTACGGCCTCGGCAACCTCCGAAGCGCCATGCGCGGCCTCGAACGTGCGGGCGCGAACGTCGTCATCTCGGACGACCCGGCCGACTTCGAAGACGCAGACGGTATCGTTCTCCCCGGCGTCGGTGCCTTCTCTGAAGGGATGGAAAACGCAGGTCCGTTCCGCGAACCGCTCGCGGCGGCCGCCGACGCTGGTACGCCGATATTCGGCATCTGTCTCGGGATGCAGATGCTCCTCACCTCTTCTGAGGAAGCAGACCACGCGGGCGAGGGCGAAGTCGAAGGCCTCGACTTCATCCCCGGCCGGAACGTCCGCTTCGCCGAAGGCCAGAAGGTACCGCACATGGGATGGAACGAACTGAACGTTCAGCGCGACCACCCCATCGTCGAGGGCGTGGATGGCGAGTACGCGTACTTCGTCCACTCCTACTACGCCGACCCGGACGACGAGAACGCCATCGTCGCCACGACAGATTACGGCGTCGAGTTCCCGGCCGTCGTCGCCAACGAGGAAGGGACGGTCTTCGGGACCCAGTTCCACCCCGAGAAGTCCGGTGAGACCGGACTGACTATCCTCCGCAACTTCGTCGAGTTCTGCGCCGACCGATAG
- a CDS encoding phosphate/phosphite/phosphonate ABC transporter substrate-binding protein, translating into MSSRRNFLKKAGAAGALGMAGLSGCIGSIGGGEDSVTFLLTPSESDVDIKQQYQPLFEYLESEASVTVESEVAADYAAVYQAFKSGQADLADSSPTIAIQGGNEGVTEVMGIRVAYGAAKYFSLMTTTPDSGIEELTDLEGETVAFADRLSTSGSLFPLYMLKEAGLDTGSAPDGEPVDFTGQWSDHSTARETLVNRDEVVAAGTGAFSVAPHVPEDQFPQQFLDISAENDGDLGTAEPQLDLLAASDPIPRAPIIVRSELESGMKSTLTDALTSVTQDDLINEDLGEDQQLWFTGVEPGTVEDYEPIQNVIDTLGITLGQ; encoded by the coding sequence ATGTCTTCACGGCGAAATTTCCTCAAGAAGGCTGGTGCCGCAGGGGCACTCGGCATGGCGGGGCTCAGTGGGTGTATCGGAAGCATCGGTGGCGGAGAAGACTCTGTGACGTTCCTTCTGACGCCATCAGAGTCGGACGTCGACATCAAACAACAGTACCAACCGCTCTTCGAGTACCTCGAAAGTGAGGCGAGCGTCACGGTCGAATCCGAAGTCGCCGCCGACTACGCCGCCGTCTATCAGGCGTTCAAGTCCGGACAGGCAGACCTCGCGGACTCGTCGCCGACGATTGCTATTCAGGGCGGAAACGAAGGCGTGACCGAGGTCATGGGCATCCGCGTCGCATACGGTGCGGCGAAGTACTTCTCGCTCATGACGACGACACCCGACAGCGGCATCGAAGAACTCACCGACCTCGAAGGAGAGACAGTCGCGTTCGCAGACCGACTCTCGACGAGTGGGTCGCTCTTCCCGCTGTACATGCTCAAGGAAGCGGGTCTGGACACGGGCAGCGCACCCGACGGCGAACCGGTCGACTTCACCGGCCAGTGGTCCGACCACTCCACTGCACGCGAGACGCTCGTCAACCGCGACGAAGTCGTCGCAGCGGGTACCGGCGCGTTCTCCGTCGCCCCACACGTCCCCGAAGACCAGTTCCCACAGCAGTTCCTCGACATCTCCGCCGAAAACGACGGCGACCTGGGGACTGCCGAACCGCAACTCGACCTGCTCGCGGCATCTGACCCGATTCCACGCGCACCCATAATCGTCCGCTCGGAACTCGAATCGGGGATGAAGTCGACCCTCACAGACGCCCTCACGAGCGTCACGCAGGACGACCTCATCAACGAGGATCTCGGCGAGGACCAGCAGCTCTGGTTCACCGGCGTCGAGCCTGGCACGGTCGAAGACTACGAACCGATTCAGAACGTCATCGACACGCTGGGCATCACGCTCGGACAGTAG
- a CDS encoding phosphonate ABC transporter ATP-binding protein, with amino-acid sequence MSTIEVRNLTKAFGDVRALDDVSFTIEDGEFAVLLGQSGAGKSTLLRCLNGITKPTSGEIRIDGEPVSGPRNDVAMIFQQHYVLGQLSAYGNALTGALNRTSFLRSLVGWHSRPDKLEALNALETVGLLDKANQRTRNMSGGQQQRVGIARALVQRPSLLLADEPVASLDPASAETVMGYIRSAAKERDLSTLASLHQVNLAREFGERFLALRDGKLVFDGYREDLTVDIIDRIYGDVQTQDIREGTEAHV; translated from the coding sequence ATGAGTACCATCGAAGTACGTAACCTCACGAAAGCGTTCGGCGACGTCCGAGCGTTGGACGACGTCTCCTTCACGATCGAGGACGGCGAATTCGCCGTGCTCCTCGGTCAGTCCGGGGCAGGGAAGTCCACGCTTCTTCGTTGTCTGAACGGGATAACAAAGCCCACGTCGGGCGAAATCCGAATCGACGGTGAACCAGTCTCTGGCCCACGCAACGACGTTGCGATGATTTTCCAGCAACACTACGTCCTCGGGCAACTGAGCGCGTACGGAAACGCGCTCACTGGCGCACTCAACCGCACCTCGTTCCTGCGCAGTCTCGTCGGGTGGCACTCCCGACCCGACAAACTAGAAGCGCTCAACGCACTGGAGACGGTTGGACTGCTGGACAAGGCCAACCAGCGAACTCGAAACATGAGCGGTGGACAACAACAGCGCGTCGGCATCGCCCGTGCGCTCGTCCAACGACCGAGTCTCCTCCTCGCAGACGAACCCGTCGCCAGTCTCGACCCAGCGAGCGCCGAGACAGTGATGGGCTACATCCGAAGCGCTGCCAAAGAGCGTGACCTCTCGACGCTCGCGAGTCTCCATCAGGTCAACCTCGCCCGCGAGTTCGGCGAACGGTTCCTCGCCCTCCGTGACGGGAAACTCGTCTTCGACGGCTACCGAGAAGACCTGACGGTCGACATCATCGACCGCATCTACGGCGACGTCCAGACACAGGACATCCGAGAAGGCACGGAGGCACACGTATGA
- the phnE gene encoding phosphonate ABC transporter, permease protein PhnE, with amino-acid sequence MSDRDTTNSGARTDGGTATSRLDSALRNITLTKRIKWGMAFVLSLVFGFFFFQALAEVGFSIAEIIYYWPEFQEALGEFFPRTSLFGVLPFVDFGSYWQFIQERNLFGAAIVTLAMGFAGTILGIPGALLLGVLGSERVTPYPFNFIFRGTMSVIRAIPALVWALIYIPLGGVSPFTATLAIGTDTMGNLGRLFTDALEEVEDGPIEAIESTGANRRQTVVFGMLSQVFTPFIAWTMYILEINTRIAVTMGLIGGGGIGYILQTQRSLFKYTNMMATILVIFLLVVSVEFVSQRVRSYIRGEEEGTSFLKLVVEFPQRMARSLWE; translated from the coding sequence ATGAGCGACCGAGACACCACCAACTCGGGCGCTCGAACCGATGGCGGAACTGCGACGAGCAGACTCGACAGCGCACTTCGAAACATCACACTCACGAAGCGCATCAAGTGGGGGATGGCGTTCGTCCTCTCGCTCGTCTTTGGGTTCTTCTTCTTCCAAGCGCTCGCCGAGGTCGGGTTTTCGATCGCAGAGATCATCTACTACTGGCCGGAGTTCCAGGAAGCACTCGGCGAGTTCTTCCCGCGAACGTCGCTGTTCGGCGTGCTCCCGTTCGTCGACTTCGGTTCGTACTGGCAGTTCATCCAAGAGCGCAACCTGTTCGGCGCGGCCATCGTCACGCTGGCGATGGGCTTTGCCGGCACGATTCTCGGCATTCCCGGCGCACTCCTCCTCGGCGTGCTCGGGTCTGAACGCGTGACACCCTACCCGTTCAACTTCATCTTCCGCGGGACGATGAGCGTCATCCGCGCCATCCCGGCACTCGTCTGGGCGCTCATCTACATCCCACTCGGCGGTGTCTCGCCGTTCACGGCGACGCTCGCCATCGGCACCGACACGATGGGGAACCTCGGGCGACTGTTCACTGACGCGCTCGAAGAGGTGGAAGACGGCCCCATCGAAGCAATCGAATCGACCGGTGCGAACCGCCGACAGACCGTCGTCTTCGGGATGCTCTCGCAGGTGTTCACGCCCTTCATCGCGTGGACGATGTACATCCTCGAAATCAACACCCGGATTGCGGTCACGATGGGTCTCATCGGCGGTGGCGGTATCGGCTACATCCTGCAGACCCAGCGGAGTCTGTTCAAATACACGAACATGATGGCGACGATTCTCGTCATCTTCCTGCTCGTGGTCTCCGTCGAGTTCGTGAGCCAGCGCGTCCGCTCGTACATCCGCGGTGAAGAAGAAGGAACGAGTTTCCTCAAACTCGTCGTGGAGTTCCCACAGCGGATGGCCCGTTCGCTCTGGGAGTAA
- a CDS encoding DUF6498-containing protein, translating into MSWSPRAVSSPLALAALVAANVVPLVGVVWFDWSLKALLVAYWLESGVVGLLNVPKILAASGSGEGGSSITATINGRQVDLSPPENPRDELHFYVSNAPIAGFFAMHYGVFWVVHGVFVWTFDAFAVGDVGGVPLVPVGIAAGATLLSHGGSFVVNFVGHEEYRTISPGAQMSEPYRRVIVLHLTIILGAFLVAASGAPAAALVVMVVVKTALDVGAHLREHARANKRAEKRERGGTPTDRDARDASA; encoded by the coding sequence ATGTCGTGGTCACCACGTGCTGTCTCGTCGCCACTCGCACTCGCGGCGTTGGTGGCCGCAAACGTCGTTCCGCTCGTTGGCGTCGTCTGGTTCGACTGGAGTCTCAAGGCGCTCTTGGTCGCCTACTGGCTCGAAAGCGGCGTCGTCGGACTGCTGAACGTCCCGAAGATTCTCGCCGCCAGCGGGTCCGGCGAAGGCGGGTCATCGATAACTGCGACTATCAACGGGCGACAGGTGGACCTCTCGCCGCCCGAGAACCCCAGAGACGAACTTCACTTCTACGTCTCGAACGCTCCCATCGCGGGCTTCTTCGCCATGCACTACGGCGTCTTCTGGGTCGTCCACGGCGTGTTCGTCTGGACGTTCGACGCCTTCGCCGTCGGCGACGTGGGCGGTGTTCCGCTCGTTCCCGTCGGCATCGCCGCGGGTGCGACGCTCCTCAGCCACGGCGGGTCGTTCGTCGTCAACTTCGTCGGTCACGAGGAGTACCGGACTATCTCACCCGGGGCACAGATGTCCGAACCGTACCGCCGCGTCATCGTCCTCCACCTGACGATTATCCTCGGCGCGTTTCTCGTTGCCGCCTCCGGCGCACCCGCGGCGGCGCTCGTCGTCATGGTCGTCGTCAAGACAGCACTCGACGTTGGGGCACACCTCAGAGAGCATGCTCGGGCGAACAAACGGGCGGAGAAGCGAGAACGAGGTGGGACGCCGACCGACCGGGACGCACGCGACGCGTCGGCGTGA
- a CDS encoding uracil-DNA glycosylase has protein sequence MEHMEGLCVTDCEQCPELVESRSRIVNGVGPDDADLLFLGEAPGAKEDEGGEPFVGRSGSVLDDALREAGLARADVRITNCVRCRPPDNRDPKTEELANCRGYLAREFELVDPELVVTLGKVPSQHLLDRNVAITNEAGSIVDARLGDESYRVLLSVHPAATLYDRSQREGFFETIARAADLSGLADSTDGQASLDDF, from the coding sequence ATGGAACACATGGAGGGCCTCTGCGTGACCGACTGCGAGCAGTGTCCCGAACTGGTCGAGTCACGAAGTCGCATCGTCAACGGGGTCGGCCCCGACGACGCCGACCTGCTCTTCCTCGGCGAAGCACCCGGCGCGAAAGAAGACGAAGGCGGCGAACCGTTCGTGGGGCGGTCTGGCTCTGTCCTCGACGATGCGCTCCGCGAGGCAGGCCTCGCCCGCGCCGACGTTCGTATCACCAACTGCGTTCGCTGCCGCCCGCCGGACAACCGCGACCCGAAGACGGAGGAGTTGGCCAACTGCCGTGGCTACCTCGCCCGAGAGTTCGAACTCGTCGACCCCGAACTCGTCGTCACGCTCGGGAAGGTCCCCTCACAGCATCTACTCGACCGGAACGTCGCCATCACGAACGAGGCAGGGTCCATCGTCGATGCCCGCCTCGGCGACGAATCGTACCGCGTACTCCTGTCTGTTCACCCGGCCGCGACGCTCTACGACCGGAGTCAACGCGAAGGCTTCTTCGAGACCATCGCCCGCGCTGCCGACCTTTCTGGTCTCGCGGATTCAACAGACGGACAGGCCAGTCTCGACGACTTCTGA
- a CDS encoding endonuclease dU — protein MKSGTRALGIAESYPGTARVPTDGPTDSTHFSGDSPPESILCGAVVRADRVVDGLAFETCTVGGVDATDAIASLYTSLGREDVRYLLVSGIAPAWFNLVDIGRLADELDRPVLSVSFEASEGLEPALSEHFSGDALTHRLDVYRDAPPRHAVEVNGERLFVRAAGCDDDEAVRVLRAFTPTGGRPEPIRVARMAARAARQFVGN, from the coding sequence GTGAAGTCTGGGACTCGCGCGCTCGGGATTGCAGAGTCGTACCCGGGGACGGCGCGTGTACCAACAGACGGACCGACTGACTCGACTCATTTTTCGGGAGATTCACCGCCAGAGAGCATCCTCTGCGGTGCCGTCGTCCGCGCTGACCGCGTCGTCGACGGACTGGCCTTCGAGACGTGCACTGTCGGCGGTGTCGACGCAACCGACGCTATCGCCTCGCTGTACACGTCGCTCGGCCGCGAAGACGTTCGGTACCTCCTCGTCTCGGGCATCGCACCGGCGTGGTTCAACCTCGTCGACATCGGTCGTCTCGCGGACGAACTCGACAGGCCTGTTCTCTCCGTCTCGTTCGAAGCGAGTGAGGGCCTCGAACCTGCGCTTTCGGAACACTTCTCCGGCGACGCGCTCACGCACCGCCTCGACGTCTATCGCGATGCGCCACCCCGGCATGCCGTCGAGGTAAACGGCGAGCGGCTCTTCGTGCGGGCCGCTGGGTGTGACGACGACGAGGCGGTTCGAGTACTTCGCGCGTTCACACCGACCGGGGGCCGTCCCGAACCGATTCGTGTAGCGCGGATGGCTGCCCGTGCCGCGCGGCAGTTCGTTGGGAATTAA
- a CDS encoding DUF5786 family protein, with product MGFGSYDESEQGDQNVDFDEEDGVETSKEKHEGEVDFEIGASNDELLDRLQEIKDE from the coding sequence ATGGGATTCGGGAGCTACGACGAGTCTGAGCAGGGCGACCAGAACGTCGATTTCGACGAAGAGGACGGCGTAGAGACGAGTAAAGAGAAACACGAGGGCGAAGTCGACTTCGAGATTGGCGCATCGAACGACGAGTTACTCGACCGCCTGCAGGAAATCAAAGACGAGTGA